In the genome of Pelobacter seleniigenes DSM 18267, one region contains:
- a CDS encoding cation:proton antiporter codes for MLHEQLTFIIAVTLAACIACQWIAWRVRLPAIIFLLFTGILAGPVFGILKPEQVLGELFFPFVSMSVAIILFEGSLTLNFREISGLQSVVRNMVSFGMLVTWVITAVAAHYAIGLSWQIALLFGAITVVSGPTVIAPLMRTVRPTPAVANILRWEGIVIDPIGASLAVLIYEFIISGGGQDGIGHTLLTFAKLLSVGGLIGAGSGFLFGLSIKRHWLPEFLHNVGALTLVIVTFNLSNLLQPESGLVTVTVMGILLANMQDVDMGEILNFKESVSVLLISLLFIMLAARLDINALLDLGWRTVFLFIAIQFLARPLNVMVSAIHSKLSWPERNLLAWIAPRGIVAAAISALFAVQLTKSGYADAALLVPLTFFVIIATVVIQSITARPLARWLGVAEPDPKGFLIIGANLVARAIAKALTQSGVQALLTDTNWDNISKAKAAELKTYFGNPLSDHAERHLNMAGIGRVLALAPSENINVSALMHFRMYFDRQHLFILQTRHQKGLPERVQLPKRTQGRTLFGTQVTFSTIFANLEQGGKIHTTRLTEQFTFKHFMEKHQQRALPLFAVDETNTIHVFCCTQPQFNPKPKWSIIYMLSAQAEEVREEEAIVEQLPLG; via the coding sequence ATGCTGCATGAACAATTGACCTTTATTATTGCGGTGACCCTTGCCGCCTGCATCGCCTGTCAGTGGATCGCTTGGCGTGTTCGCCTGCCGGCTATCATCTTCCTGCTGTTCACGGGAATTCTGGCCGGCCCGGTCTTCGGCATCCTCAAGCCCGAACAGGTCCTCGGCGAACTGTTCTTCCCCTTTGTCTCCATGTCGGTAGCAATCATTCTGTTTGAAGGCAGCCTGACCCTGAATTTTCGGGAGATCAGCGGCCTGCAGAGCGTGGTCCGCAACATGGTTTCTTTCGGTATGCTGGTCACCTGGGTCATCACCGCGGTGGCGGCACACTATGCCATCGGATTGTCCTGGCAAATCGCCCTGCTGTTCGGCGCCATCACCGTGGTCAGCGGTCCGACCGTGATTGCCCCGCTCATGCGCACCGTGCGTCCGACCCCGGCGGTTGCCAACATTCTGCGCTGGGAAGGGATTGTCATCGATCCCATCGGGGCATCGCTGGCCGTGCTGATTTATGAATTCATCATCTCCGGCGGCGGTCAGGACGGTATCGGCCATACCCTGTTGACCTTCGCTAAACTGCTGAGCGTCGGGGGGCTCATCGGCGCCGGTAGCGGCTTCCTGTTCGGGCTTTCCATCAAGCGCCACTGGTTGCCGGAGTTTTTGCACAATGTCGGCGCATTGACCCTGGTTATTGTCACCTTCAACCTGTCCAACCTGCTGCAACCGGAGTCCGGCCTGGTCACCGTAACGGTGATGGGAATCCTGCTCGCCAATATGCAGGATGTCGATATGGGCGAAATCCTCAACTTCAAGGAGAGCGTCAGTGTCCTGCTGATCTCGCTGCTGTTCATCATGCTCGCAGCCCGGCTGGATATCAATGCCTTGCTTGATCTCGGCTGGCGCACCGTGTTTCTGTTCATAGCCATCCAGTTTCTGGCCCGGCCGCTGAACGTCATGGTCTCTGCAATCCACTCCAAGCTGTCCTGGCCGGAACGCAACCTGCTCGCCTGGATTGCCCCGCGGGGAATCGTTGCCGCGGCCATCTCTGCGCTGTTTGCCGTGCAACTGACCAAAAGCGGCTATGCCGATGCCGCCCTGCTGGTCCCCCTGACCTTTTTCGTGATCATTGCCACTGTGGTGATCCAGAGCATCACCGCCCGTCCCCTCGCCCGCTGGCTGGGCGTGGCCGAACCGGACCCGAAAGGATTTCTGATCATCGGCGCCAACCTGGTCGCCCGGGCCATCGCCAAAGCCCTGACCCAAAGCGGGGTTCAAGCCCTGCTGACCGACACCAACTGGGACAACATCTCCAAAGCCAAAGCCGCTGAGCTGAAAACCTATTTCGGCAATCCTCTCTCCGATCACGCCGAACGCCATCTGAACATGGCCGGCATTGGTCGCGTTCTGGCTCTGGCACCGTCAGAAAACATCAATGTTTCGGCACTGATGCATTTCCGGATGTATTTCGACCGACAACACCTGTTTATCCTCCAAACCAGGCATCAAAAAGGCCTCCCGGAACGCGTCCAGCTGCCGAAAAGAACCCAGGGGAGAACCCTGTTCGGCACCCAAGTCACTTTCTCCACCATATTTGCCAATCTGGAGCAGGGCGGAAAGATCCATACCACCAGATTGACCGAACAATTCACCTTCAAACATTTTATGGAAAAACATCAGCAGCGCGCCCTCCCCCTGTTCGCCGTTGATGAGACGAATACCATTCATGTGTTCTGTTGTACCCAGCCGCAATTCAACCCCAAACCAAAGTGGTCCATCATCTATATGCTCAGCGCTCAGGCCGAGGAGGTCCGGGAAGAAGAAGCCATCGTTGAACAGCTGCCCCTTGGGTGA
- a CDS encoding ferritin-like domain-containing protein yields MHEKSIDLLNKAVADEITALHQYMYFHFHCDDQGFDLLADLFKRTAIEEMIHVEQLAERILFLNGEVEMKASAEVKKVTEVEEMLAMAKGMEEQSALDYNRWANECSANADSVSKTLFESLVVDEERHYDQYDDEIENLNRFGKEYLALQSIERSKSRRGMGGPGAA; encoded by the coding sequence ATGCACGAAAAAAGCATTGATCTGTTAAACAAAGCTGTCGCTGACGAAATCACCGCTTTGCACCAGTACATGTATTTTCATTTTCATTGTGACGACCAGGGTTTCGACCTGCTGGCCGACCTGTTCAAAAGAACCGCCATCGAAGAAATGATTCATGTCGAGCAATTGGCCGAAAGGATCCTGTTCCTGAACGGCGAAGTGGAAATGAAGGCGTCCGCCGAGGTCAAAAAAGTGACCGAGGTGGAAGAGATGCTGGCCATGGCCAAGGGCATGGAGGAACAGAGCGCCCTCGACTACAACCGCTGGGCCAACGAATGCAGCGCCAATGCCGATTCCGTGTCCAAGACCCTCTTTGAAAGCCTGGTTGTCGATGAGGAACGTCATTACGACCAGTATGACGATGAGATTGAAAACCTCAACCGCTTCGGCAAAGAATACCTGGCCCTGCAATCCATCGAACGCAGTAAGTCCCGCCGCGGCATGGGCGGACCGGGAGCGGCATAA
- a CDS encoding phosphoenolpyruvate hydrolase family protein: MKKFTRSELMEKFQQMCKEKTPIIGGGAGTGISAKWEEAGGIDLIVIYNSGRYRMAGRGSLAGLMAYGNANQIVTEMAYEVIPVVKNTPVLAGINGTDPFVIWDEFFARLEQLGFAGVQNFPTVGLIDGVFRANLEETNMGYDLEVEAIHQAHQRDLLTTPYVFSVEDARKMTEAGADIIVCHMGLTTKGSIGAKTSKTLDDCIELIQEWAAAAREVREDVIVLCHGGPIAMPEDAQYVLARTKGINGFYGASSMERLPTELAIKAQIEDFKKLTF, encoded by the coding sequence ATGAAAAAATTCACCAGAAGCGAACTGATGGAAAAATTCCAGCAGATGTGCAAAGAGAAAACCCCGATTATCGGGGGTGGCGCCGGGACCGGGATTTCCGCCAAATGGGAGGAAGCAGGCGGCATCGACCTGATTGTGATCTATAACTCCGGCCGCTATCGCATGGCCGGTCGCGGATCCCTGGCCGGACTAATGGCCTACGGCAACGCCAACCAGATCGTGACCGAGATGGCCTACGAGGTCATTCCCGTGGTTAAAAACACCCCGGTGCTGGCCGGCATCAACGGCACCGACCCGTTCGTCATCTGGGATGAATTCTTCGCCCGGCTGGAACAACTCGGCTTTGCCGGGGTGCAGAATTTTCCAACCGTCGGGCTGATCGACGGAGTGTTCCGCGCCAATCTGGAAGAAACCAACATGGGCTACGATCTGGAAGTCGAGGCGATCCATCAGGCCCACCAGCGCGATCTGCTCACCACCCCCTATGTGTTCAGCGTCGAAGATGCCCGCAAAATGACCGAGGCCGGTGCCGACATCATCGTCTGCCACATGGGGTTGACCACCAAAGGCTCGATTGGTGCGAAAACCTCGAAAACCCTGGATGACTGTATTGAACTGATCCAGGAATGGGCTGCCGCTGCCCGTGAAGTGCGGGAAGATGTCATCGTTCTCTGTCACGGCGGTCCCATTGCCATGCCCGAAGATGCCCAGTATGTCCTGGCGCGCACCAAAGGCATCAACGGTTTCTACGGTGCCAGCAGCATGGAAAGGCTGCCCACCGAGTTGGCCATTAAAGCCCAGATCGAGGATTTCAAAAAACTGACCTTTTAA
- a CDS encoding LL-diaminopimelate aminotransferase has protein sequence MALINENYLKLKAGYLFPEIARRVREFSSANPAAKIIRLGIGDVTQPLAPAVLKAFHEAVDDLGTTDRFAGYGPEQGYDWLSEVLIEKCFKPLGVELKPHEIFISDGSKCDCANMLDIFALDNKVAIGDPVYPVYNDTNVMVGRTGEADEKGYYKGVVYMPFTEENNFVPELPKEKVDIIYLCFPNNPTGTVASKDELKKWVDYANANDAVIFFDAAYEAFITTPGIPHSIYEIEGAKSCAIEFRSFSKTAGFTGVRCGLVVIPDEVKGTKQNGEKHPLNKLWLRRMTTKFNGTSYPVQRAAAAVYSEEGWQQTREIIDYYMENARIIREGLAEAGITCYGGVDSPYIWLKTPQGLSSWDFFDKLLSECHVVGTPGSGFGPSGEGYFRLSAFGDRDNIKTAVERIKNKWGN, from the coding sequence ATGGCACTTATCAACGAAAACTATCTGAAACTCAAAGCAGGTTACCTGTTTCCGGAAATTGCCCGTCGGGTACGCGAATTCAGCAGCGCCAACCCCGCTGCCAAGATCATCCGTCTTGGTATTGGTGATGTCACCCAACCCCTGGCCCCGGCGGTCCTGAAAGCCTTTCACGAGGCTGTGGACGACCTGGGAACCACGGATAGATTTGCCGGTTACGGCCCGGAGCAGGGCTATGATTGGCTCTCCGAGGTGCTCATCGAGAAATGCTTCAAGCCGCTGGGTGTCGAACTGAAGCCCCATGAGATCTTCATTTCCGACGGTTCCAAGTGCGACTGCGCCAACATGCTCGATATTTTTGCCCTCGACAACAAAGTGGCCATCGGCGATCCGGTCTACCCGGTTTACAACGATACCAACGTCATGGTTGGCCGGACCGGTGAAGCCGATGAAAAGGGCTACTACAAAGGGGTCGTTTACATGCCCTTCACCGAGGAGAACAACTTCGTCCCCGAGTTGCCCAAGGAGAAGGTCGATATCATCTATCTCTGTTTCCCCAACAACCCGACCGGCACCGTGGCCAGCAAGGACGAGCTAAAAAAATGGGTTGATTATGCCAACGCCAACGACGCGGTGATTTTCTTTGACGCCGCTTATGAAGCATTCATCACCACCCCGGGCATCCCCCACTCCATCTACGAGATCGAAGGGGCCAAAAGCTGCGCCATCGAATTCCGCTCCTTTTCCAAAACCGCTGGCTTCACCGGCGTGCGGTGCGGCCTGGTCGTGATCCCGGATGAGGTCAAAGGGACCAAGCAGAACGGCGAAAAGCATCCCCTCAACAAACTCTGGTTGCGCCGCATGACCACCAAATTCAACGGTACTTCCTACCCGGTTCAGAGAGCCGCGGCAGCGGTCTATTCCGAGGAAGGCTGGCAGCAGACCAGGGAGATCATCGATTACTATATGGAAAACGCGCGGATTATCCGCGAAGGTTTGGCCGAAGCCGGCATCACCTGCTACGGCGGGGTCGATTCCCCCTACATCTGGCTGAAAACCCCGCAGGGCCTGAGCAGCTGGGATTTCTTCGACAAGCTGCTCAGCGAATGTCACGTGGTCGGCACCCCGGGTAGCGGCTTCGGCCCGAGCGGCGAAGGGTATTTCCGTCTTTCAGCTTTCGGCGACCGGGACAACATCAAAACCGCTGTGGAACGTATCAAAAATAAATGGGGCAACTGA
- a CDS encoding IPT/TIG domain-containing protein: MKRAGLIFLIVLMQCSFAFSTFAVEITSVYPDIAFAGSPVTIIGGPFGDAVVVDLAGHRIPARRVSSRQLVFLVPELAVGEYPLFLRDGNGVSKQTFSLRVELPPPVISSLSPQSLDECALPENRQVVVHGQNIQDHAQLLFAGAVVPFEREDEVSLSFVPPASSAGSYGVQIVNPDGKRSLPHNLKISNQPEIESVSAGNDFVNYYQVVISGKNFSPRSILLIKEYPGGFADLPPRQRFIPNQGHAESRGDGGSRSFSGNVVFQDCNTLIYNRYPAVNQDMRIVFQVSNPDGSQSAPYEASLP, from the coding sequence ATGAAACGAGCAGGCCTTATTTTTTTGATTGTCCTGATGCAGTGTAGCTTTGCATTCTCCACCTTTGCAGTGGAGATAACGTCTGTCTACCCGGACATTGCTTTTGCCGGCTCTCCGGTCACCATCATCGGTGGCCCCTTTGGTGATGCGGTTGTGGTCGATCTGGCAGGGCACCGGATTCCTGCCCGCCGGGTTAGCTCACGCCAGCTGGTGTTTCTTGTTCCAGAGCTTGCGGTTGGCGAATACCCACTATTTCTCCGGGACGGCAATGGCGTTTCCAAGCAAACCTTCAGCCTGCGGGTTGAACTGCCTCCCCCCGTGATCAGTTCGTTGTCACCGCAGAGTCTGGACGAATGTGCTTTACCCGAAAACCGTCAGGTTGTCGTTCACGGCCAAAACATTCAGGATCATGCACAATTACTTTTTGCCGGCGCAGTGGTTCCCTTTGAGCGCGAGGATGAGGTTTCTCTGAGTTTCGTCCCTCCGGCGAGCAGTGCGGGTAGTTACGGGGTGCAGATCGTCAACCCGGACGGGAAAAGGTCGCTGCCCCATAACCTGAAGATCAGTAACCAGCCGGAAATCGAGAGCGTCAGCGCGGGGAATGATTTTGTGAATTATTATCAGGTGGTGATCAGCGGAAAAAATTTTTCGCCCCGCTCGATCCTGTTGATCAAAGAATACCCCGGCGGTTTTGCCGACCTGCCCCCCCGGCAACGCTTTATTCCCAATCAGGGGCATGCCGAATCCCGCGGGGATGGGGGGAGCCGGAGTTTTTCCGGCAATGTTGTCTTCCAGGACTGCAACACTTTGATCTATAATCGCTATCCGGCTGTAAATCAGGATATGCGGATTGTTTTTCAGGTGAGTAACCCTGACGGCAGTCAGTCCGCCCCCTATGAGGCCTCTCTGCCTTGA
- a CDS encoding sensor domain-containing diguanylate cyclase, whose amino-acid sequence MQIRPDLLNEMITALPDPVFILSESGRYVGVAGGRDPHHYHDGSRLVGLSLYDVLPREKADWFIKQINHALSKQELCIVEYGLAALDVKQLDPATGPGGEIWFEGRIQPLRKTCDDERAVVWVARNITQRHKLEEKLRRLSEIDPLTEIANRRKFLNELNDLYAEFKRYGHPTAMLMFDIDHFKSINDSFGHLAGDQVLFRISRIAEEHLRQVDLLCRFGGEEFAVLLPHTDTAGAQMIAERLRETIAKYIFNLSKDGIKVTISTGLSQLMTSDQTASDVIQRADDALYRAKNSGRNCVVSA is encoded by the coding sequence ATGCAGATCAGACCCGACTTACTGAACGAAATGATCACCGCGCTCCCGGATCCGGTCTTTATCCTGAGCGAAAGCGGCCGCTACGTGGGTGTTGCCGGAGGCAGGGATCCACATCATTATCATGACGGCTCCAGATTGGTCGGCTTGTCCCTGTACGATGTGCTGCCCCGGGAAAAAGCGGACTGGTTTATAAAACAAATCAACCATGCCCTGTCCAAACAGGAGCTGTGCATTGTGGAATATGGGCTGGCCGCCCTGGATGTTAAACAGCTTGATCCGGCGACCGGGCCGGGCGGTGAAATCTGGTTTGAAGGACGGATCCAGCCGCTCAGGAAAACCTGCGATGATGAACGGGCCGTGGTCTGGGTCGCCCGCAATATCACTCAACGCCACAAACTGGAGGAAAAACTGCGCCGGCTGAGTGAAATCGACCCGCTGACGGAAATCGCCAACCGGCGTAAATTCCTGAACGAACTGAATGACCTGTATGCCGAATTCAAACGGTACGGCCATCCGACGGCAATGCTGATGTTTGACATCGATCATTTCAAAAGCATCAATGACAGTTTCGGTCACCTGGCCGGCGATCAGGTCCTGTTCCGGATTTCCAGAATCGCCGAAGAACACCTCCGCCAGGTCGATCTGCTCTGCCGTTTTGGTGGCGAAGAATTCGCGGTGCTGTTGCCCCATACCGACACTGCAGGAGCACAAATGATCGCCGAACGGCTGCGGGAAACGATTGCCAAGTATATCTTCAATCTGTCCAAAGATGGGATTAAGGTGACTATCAGTACCGGCCTCAGTCAGCTCATGACAAGCGATCAGACCGCGAGTGATGTCATTCAGCGCGCCGACGATGCCCTGTATCGCGCTAAAAATTCAGGGCGGAACTGCGTCGTCAGCGCCTGA
- a CDS encoding glycerol dehydrogenase — translation MISTTLFPGRYVQGSGALARLGQEVSRFGKSCFVVCDPFVHDCLLSEFLPEMDKQLKVALEKFTGECSDEEIARLATIAADAQCEVVVGIGGGKSLDTAKALAHQLKKPVAIVPTIASTDAPCSALAVIYTREGAFKRYLLLPKNPDLVLVDSGIVARSPARFVISGMGDALATWFEAESCHKKYAGNMSGDKGSMTAFSLAELCFKTLMEYGEQAVIACAAQAVTPALERIVEANTLLSGLGFESGGLAAAHAIHNGLTVLPGTHQYFHGEKVAIGTLTSLILTDKPAATIERVFSFCERVGLPTTLADIGLAEVTDAALQQVAEAACAEGETIHNEPIPVTAAMVVAALKAADAYGRKRKRA, via the coding sequence ATGATCAGCACGACATTATTCCCAGGAAGGTATGTTCAAGGCTCAGGAGCCCTGGCTCGGCTCGGTCAGGAAGTTTCGCGGTTCGGGAAAAGCTGTTTCGTTGTTTGTGATCCGTTTGTCCATGACTGCCTGCTCTCTGAATTTTTGCCGGAGATGGACAAACAGCTGAAGGTTGCCCTGGAAAAATTTACCGGGGAATGCTCGGATGAGGAAATTGCCCGGCTTGCCACTATCGCCGCCGACGCGCAATGCGAAGTCGTGGTTGGCATTGGTGGCGGTAAATCCCTAGATACGGCAAAGGCGCTGGCCCATCAATTGAAAAAACCGGTGGCGATCGTTCCAACCATCGCCTCAACAGATGCACCCTGCAGCGCTCTGGCCGTCATCTATACCCGGGAAGGCGCATTCAAACGCTATCTACTGTTGCCCAAAAACCCGGACCTGGTTCTTGTCGACAGTGGAATCGTGGCCCGTTCGCCGGCACGCTTTGTCATTTCGGGGATGGGCGATGCCTTGGCCACCTGGTTTGAAGCGGAGTCCTGTCACAAAAAATATGCCGGCAACATGAGCGGGGATAAAGGGTCAATGACCGCATTCAGCCTTGCCGAGCTCTGCTTCAAGACCCTTATGGAATATGGCGAGCAGGCGGTTATTGCCTGCGCTGCCCAGGCCGTCACTCCGGCGCTGGAAAGAATCGTCGAAGCCAATACCCTGCTCAGCGGGTTGGGCTTTGAAAGCGGTGGACTGGCGGCAGCCCACGCCATTCACAACGGTCTGACCGTGCTGCCGGGAACCCATCAGTATTTTCACGGCGAGAAAGTCGCCATCGGCACCCTGACCTCACTGATTTTAACGGACAAACCGGCGGCAACCATTGAGCGGGTCTTCAGCTTCTGCGAACGGGTCGGTCTGCCGACCACCCTGGCCGACATTGGCCTGGCCGAGGTAACCGATGCAGCGCTGCAACAGGTCGCCGAAGCCGCCTGCGCCGAGGGAGAGACGATCCACAACGAACCGATCCCGGTCACCGCAGCCATGGTGGTTGCGGCACTGAAGGCTGCTGATGCCTATGGGCGGAAACGAAAAAGGGCCTGA
- a CDS encoding SRPBCC family protein, whose protein sequence is MPYVYESGIISAPRQQVWEHIRDFNALPKWHPAIATSQLEGAAGVGVVRHFFLVGGGELREKLLGLSDQECSCSYTILESPMPLTNYLATLKLYPITTTQETFMEWYAYFDATDLASAAETAQTVHNVFASGIESLQKFYSA, encoded by the coding sequence ATGCCTTATGTCTATGAAAGCGGCATCATCAGTGCCCCGCGTCAGCAGGTTTGGGAACATATCCGCGATTTCAACGCCCTGCCGAAATGGCATCCGGCCATCGCTACCAGTCAGCTTGAAGGGGCCGCCGGGGTTGGGGTGGTGAGACATTTTTTTCTGGTCGGCGGTGGCGAATTGCGGGAAAAACTGCTGGGCCTGTCTGATCAGGAATGCAGCTGCAGCTACACCATCCTTGAATCTCCGATGCCATTGACCAATTACCTGGCAACGCTCAAACTTTACCCGATTACAACCACGCAAGAGACATTCATGGAGTGGTACGCGTATTTCGATGCAACAGACCTGGCGAGCGCCGCAGAAACCGCCCAAACGGTTCACAATGTGTTCGCCAGCGGCATTGAGAGTTTGCAAAAATTTTATTCCGCTTAA
- a CDS encoding ATP-binding protein: MMNLKPEVVAQLERVLGSVEMLLPKASKPIDWSTCYAANWRRHSFSGYLEPVKVTDNTRLGELLGVDKQKEIMINNTRQFLQGLPANNALLWGSRGTGKSSLVKALLNEFSGQGLRIVQVEKEDLIYISEIFAAVEEQPYRFIMLCDDLTFEVGELSYKMLKSALDGSVYSAPENVLIYVTSNRRYLLPEYEGDHLGGKYVKGELQQSEIQEEKSSLSDRFGLWVAFHVFSQDRYLEAVKLCIDRWSKQLGQEIPWDKELEQAAIKWTHEKTKRCGRTAYQFSKNWVGRYLLR; this comes from the coding sequence ATGATGAACCTGAAACCCGAAGTTGTCGCGCAACTGGAACGCGTGCTCGGCTCAGTGGAAATGCTGCTGCCGAAAGCGTCCAAACCCATCGACTGGTCCACCTGCTATGCGGCCAACTGGCGCCGGCACTCATTCTCCGGCTACCTGGAACCGGTCAAGGTGACCGATAACACCCGTCTTGGAGAACTCCTGGGGGTCGATAAGCAGAAAGAGATCATGATCAACAATACCCGCCAGTTTCTGCAGGGGCTTCCGGCCAACAACGCCCTGCTCTGGGGCTCGCGCGGCACCGGCAAGTCCTCGCTGGTCAAAGCCCTGCTCAACGAATTTTCTGGCCAGGGGCTGCGCATCGTCCAAGTGGAGAAGGAGGACCTTATCTACATCTCGGAAATTTTTGCCGCAGTGGAAGAACAACCCTACCGGTTTATTATGCTTTGCGACGACCTGACCTTTGAAGTCGGCGAGCTGTCCTATAAAATGCTCAAAAGCGCGCTGGACGGTTCGGTCTATTCGGCGCCGGAAAATGTGCTGATCTATGTGACCTCAAACCGGCGCTACCTGCTCCCGGAATACGAAGGGGATCACCTCGGCGGGAAATACGTCAAGGGGGAACTGCAGCAGAGTGAAATCCAGGAAGAGAAAAGCTCGCTATCGGACCGCTTCGGTCTTTGGGTCGCGTTTCATGTTTTTTCCCAGGATCGCTATCTGGAAGCGGTCAAGCTCTGTATTGACCGCTGGAGCAAACAGCTCGGCCAGGAGATCCCCTGGGATAAGGAGTTGGAACAGGCTGCCATCAAGTGGACTCATGAAAAGACCAAACGCTGTGGACGGACCGCCTATCAATTTTCCAAAAACTGGGTCGGCAGATACCTGCTGAGATAA
- a CDS encoding Tm-1-like ATP-binding domain-containing protein, with product MKKVFVVGTCDTKYQELAYVRDIINKQNLPTVLVHIGSRPATGAVDVNHHTVAASHPQGGDFLEDIEDRGKFVELMAQAFAQYLTSNLAEVAGIIGLGGSGGTSLATEGMRALPIGVPKIMVSTVASGNVAPYVGPNDIAMMYSVTDVAGINNISARVLGNAANAIAGMVKFDLPRQSGIKPAIGMTMFGVTTPCVDAVRSRLEDQYECLVFHATGTGGQSMEKLLDSGMLKAVIDISTTEVCDLLMGGVMSAGEDRLGAVIRSGLPYVGSVGALDMVNFGAKDTVPEKYRDRNLYVHNPQVTLMRTTAEENRQMGTWIAEKLNRCPGPVRFLLPLKGVSMIDAPGQPFFDPTADQALFAALETTFRQTDSHQLLKYDYHINDPEFAEALLQAFHDIV from the coding sequence ATGAAGAAAGTGTTCGTGGTCGGGACATGCGATACCAAGTACCAGGAGCTGGCATATGTCCGCGACATCATTAACAAGCAGAATTTGCCGACCGTTCTCGTCCATATCGGCAGCAGACCGGCCACCGGAGCAGTCGATGTAAACCATCACACGGTTGCCGCCAGTCACCCGCAAGGCGGTGATTTCCTAGAAGATATCGAAGATCGGGGGAAGTTTGTCGAACTCATGGCGCAGGCTTTTGCGCAATATCTCACCAGCAACCTGGCCGAGGTCGCCGGCATCATCGGCCTGGGCGGCTCCGGCGGCACCAGCCTGGCCACCGAAGGGATGCGCGCCCTGCCCATCGGTGTCCCCAAAATCATGGTCTCAACCGTCGCCTCCGGCAATGTCGCACCCTATGTGGGTCCCAACGATATCGCCATGATGTACTCGGTCACCGATGTCGCCGGCATCAACAATATTTCCGCCAGGGTGCTCGGCAATGCCGCCAACGCCATCGCTGGGATGGTCAAATTTGACCTGCCCCGGCAAAGCGGGATCAAACCGGCTATCGGCATGACCATGTTCGGCGTCACCACCCCCTGCGTAGACGCCGTCCGCAGCCGTCTCGAAGATCAGTATGAATGCCTGGTTTTTCACGCCACCGGAACCGGCGGTCAGTCTATGGAAAAACTCCTCGATTCGGGCATGCTCAAGGCGGTCATCGACATCTCCACCACCGAAGTTTGCGACCTGCTGATGGGCGGGGTGATGAGTGCCGGGGAAGACCGACTGGGCGCGGTCATCCGCAGCGGACTCCCCTATGTCGGCTCGGTCGGTGCGCTGGATATGGTTAACTTCGGGGCCAAAGATACGGTTCCGGAAAAATATCGCGACCGCAACCTTTACGTGCACAACCCGCAGGTCACCCTGATGCGAACCACCGCGGAGGAAAATCGCCAAATGGGCACCTGGATCGCGGAAAAGCTGAACCGTTGCCCGGGACCGGTGCGCTTTCTGCTGCCTTTAAAAGGGGTGTCAATGATCGATGCCCCCGGGCAGCCCTTCTTCGACCCCACTGCGGATCAGGCTCTTTTCGCAGCCCTGGAAACGACCTTCCGCCAGACCGACAGCCATCAGCTGCTTAAATACGATTATCACATTAACGATCCGGAGTTTGCCGAGGCCTTATTGCAGGCATTTCATGATATCGTCTAA
- a CDS encoding entericidin A/B family lipoprotein → MKQRLLLVFLVMLLVLLNGCETFRGLGKDMEKAGEWVQEKAQ, encoded by the coding sequence ATGAAACAACGACTGTTGCTGGTATTCCTGGTTATGCTGCTGGTGCTGTTGAACGGCTGTGAAACCTTCCGCGGCCTGGGCAAGGACATGGAAAAAGCCGGCGAATGGGTACAGGAAAAGGCCCAGTAA